Proteins from a single region of Corynebacterium casei LMG S-19264:
- the pgi gene encoding glucose-6-phosphate isomerase encodes MDITQQPAWTKLQRLFEAKKDITLRELFAADATRASTLTFDAAGLHVDLSKNLIDAEVHSALVELAQQAGVEERRADMFAGKHINTTEDRAVLHTALRIPVEDDLVVDEQDVAADVHEVLGRMRDFATALRSGNWLGHTGHTIKKVVNIGIGGSDLGPAMAAQALRSYEVAGISADFVSNVDPADLAKTLDGLDAGSTLFIISSKTFTTQETLSNAHAARRWLLEQFDGDESAVSKHFVAVSTNAEKVAEFGIDTANMFGFWNWVGGRYSVDAAIGLSLMCTIGPLDFMRFLDGFHAMDEHFRTAPLESNVPALMALLSVWYTNFYCAQSHAVLPYSEDLGRFPAYLQQLTMESNGKSVHHDGSAVSTKTSPIYWGEPGTNGQHAFFQLLHQGTHLIPADFIGFARPKEDFPTAEGTGSMHDLLMGNLFAQTKVLAFGKNAEEIAAEGIAEELIPHKVMPGNRPTTTILAEELTPAVLGSLIALYEHIVFVEGVILDVNSFDQWGVELGKQQANDLAPAVSGDADIDTGDSSTDELISWFRSHR; translated from the coding sequence ATGGATATCACGCAACAGCCTGCATGGACGAAGCTTCAACGATTGTTTGAGGCCAAGAAGGACATAACGTTGAGGGAGCTTTTTGCTGCCGACGCCACCCGGGCGTCCACGCTCACCTTCGACGCCGCCGGGCTTCATGTGGATCTGTCGAAGAACCTCATTGACGCTGAGGTTCACTCCGCGCTTGTTGAACTGGCCCAGCAGGCTGGCGTGGAAGAACGCCGCGCGGATATGTTCGCCGGCAAGCACATCAACACAACCGAAGACCGCGCCGTGCTGCACACCGCGCTGCGCATCCCGGTCGAGGATGACTTGGTGGTTGATGAACAAGACGTGGCTGCCGATGTCCACGAGGTGCTAGGCCGCATGCGTGATTTTGCAACCGCGCTGCGTTCCGGAAACTGGTTGGGACATACTGGCCACACCATCAAGAAAGTGGTCAACATTGGTATTGGCGGTTCCGACTTGGGCCCGGCAATGGCGGCACAAGCACTACGCAGCTATGAAGTCGCGGGCATCTCCGCGGACTTCGTCTCCAATGTGGATCCTGCGGACTTGGCAAAGACCCTTGATGGTCTGGATGCCGGTTCAACGCTGTTCATCATTTCTTCGAAGACTTTCACCACCCAGGAGACTTTGTCCAATGCCCATGCGGCACGCCGCTGGCTGCTGGAGCAGTTCGATGGTGATGAGTCGGCTGTATCCAAGCACTTCGTGGCTGTGTCCACCAACGCGGAAAAGGTCGCAGAGTTCGGCATTGATACCGCCAACATGTTTGGTTTCTGGAACTGGGTTGGCGGCCGCTACTCCGTTGATGCTGCCATCGGTTTGTCCTTGATGTGCACTATTGGCCCACTGGACTTCATGCGTTTCCTCGACGGCTTCCACGCCATGGATGAGCACTTCCGCACCGCGCCTTTGGAGTCCAACGTTCCAGCGCTCATGGCGCTGCTCAGCGTGTGGTACACCAACTTCTACTGTGCGCAGTCGCACGCGGTGCTTCCATACTCTGAGGATCTCGGCCGCTTCCCTGCATACCTGCAGCAGTTGACCATGGAATCCAACGGTAAGTCCGTGCACCATGATGGCTCAGCAGTATCAACCAAGACCAGCCCAATTTATTGGGGTGAGCCAGGCACCAACGGCCAGCACGCTTTCTTCCAGTTGCTGCACCAAGGCACGCACCTGATTCCAGCGGATTTCATTGGCTTTGCGCGTCCGAAGGAAGACTTCCCTACCGCTGAGGGCACCGGTTCCATGCATGACCTGCTCATGGGCAATCTCTTCGCGCAGACCAAGGTGTTGGCCTTCGGCAAGAATGCCGAAGAAATCGCAGCGGAAGGAATCGCTGAAGAGCTGATCCCACACAAGGTCATGCCGGGTAACCGTCCAACCACCACCATCTTGGCTGAGGAGCTTACCCCGGCAGTACTGGGCAGTTTGATTGCACTTTATGAGCACATCGTCTTTGTCGAAGGCGTTATTTTGGACGTCAACTCCTTTGACCAATGGGGCGTGGAGCTGGGCAAGCAGCAGGCGAATGACCTGGCACCGGCAGTTTCCGGCGATGCCGATATTGACACCGGTGATTCTTCAACTGATGAGCTCATCTCCTGGTTCCGCTCTCACCGTTAA
- a CDS encoding DedA family protein, which translates to MQGIIDWIIQLMEVLGAPGVGIAILLENLFPPIPSEVVLPLAGFTISQGSLSFWPTFLWAMAGSILGAWLLYGLGAWIGAERLRKIADWMWLVEPEDVDNALHWFDKFGPASVFFGRFIPGIRSLISIPAGIDRLNPVKFTVWTTLGSAGWNALLIALGMWLGQSYTLVAHYVDQYSTVVYVLVALAVIAVIGLLIRRSKKRKAAAAERPESSQLSDASNLTDGNASARMNE; encoded by the coding sequence GTGCAGGGAATCATTGATTGGATAATCCAGCTGATGGAAGTGCTCGGCGCTCCTGGTGTCGGTATCGCCATCTTGTTGGAAAATCTCTTTCCCCCAATCCCATCCGAGGTAGTTCTACCGCTGGCTGGTTTCACTATCTCTCAAGGCAGCCTGTCATTTTGGCCAACATTTTTGTGGGCCATGGCAGGCTCCATCCTGGGTGCTTGGCTGCTTTACGGTCTTGGCGCATGGATCGGTGCGGAACGGCTGCGCAAGATCGCGGATTGGATGTGGCTGGTTGAGCCAGAAGACGTTGATAATGCATTGCACTGGTTCGACAAATTCGGCCCAGCTTCCGTGTTCTTTGGGCGTTTTATCCCCGGTATCCGCTCACTGATTTCAATTCCTGCAGGCATCGACCGCCTTAACCCCGTGAAGTTCACGGTGTGGACCACCTTAGGTTCAGCCGGCTGGAATGCGTTGCTGATTGCTCTGGGCATGTGGCTCGGCCAGTCGTACACACTGGTCGCGCACTATGTCGATCAGTATTCCACCGTCGTCTACGTATTGGTCGCCCTCGCAGTCATCGCGGTTATCGGCTTACTTATTCGCCGCAGCAAGAAGCGCAAGGCTGCTGCCGCTGAGCGCCCGGAGTCTTCGCAGCTTTCCGATGCCTCCAACCTGACCGATGGCAACGCCTCAGCACGCATGAACGAATAA
- a CDS encoding YccF domain-containing protein yields the protein MKTILNIIWFICGGFLLAAGYFLAGIIACLLVVTIPAGVASFRMANYALWPFGRSVVQPTKGAGSFSAVGNFIWFIVAGLWLAIGHVVTAAGQAVTIIGIPLAIANIKMIPVTCFPFGRSIVPSDRIPFGYEPMVKL from the coding sequence ATGAAAACTATTTTGAACATCATCTGGTTTATTTGCGGCGGCTTTCTTTTGGCCGCTGGATACTTCCTTGCCGGCATTATCGCGTGCCTGCTTGTTGTGACGATTCCGGCGGGCGTTGCAAGTTTCCGCATGGCTAACTACGCCTTGTGGCCATTTGGCCGCAGTGTCGTGCAGCCAACCAAGGGGGCCGGCAGCTTCTCGGCGGTCGGTAACTTCATTTGGTTTATCGTCGCGGGGCTATGGCTCGCCATCGGCCACGTTGTGACCGCGGCCGGCCAGGCCGTCACGATCATTGGCATTCCATTGGCCATCGCGAACATCAAGATGATTCCAGTAACCTGCTTCCCGTTCGGGCGCAGTATCGTGCCATCGGATCGCATTCCTTTCGGCTACGAGCCAATGGTGAAGCTCTAA
- a CDS encoding ABC transporter ATP-binding protein: protein MSGKHNDKDSPPEHEGDFKQLDKDSRGALKMLLRPVSGPIFLGRVLGALSALVSIAPFILLTELGRLLLSGSSSTEQASNEATTHEVRELVTWLIIAFSIQLFLYFVALVITHLADEKLKSIIRNRIVAAVSRAPLSWFNDRSSGEVRKTIQDDSKTLHTLVAHAPVDTTVAMISPTVLAIYAFIIDWHLGLLSIAMLPVFIGLQATMMASMGPKTAEMNERLQEVSARAVEFVEGIEVVKNFGIVGKAHSAYANAAKNFSKFYWQWCGPLITGSALSMAAVSVPVLMFINVGGGALMVAAGWVNVPEVLVCSLISLMIPQALVVMGNMAWSYQQAGAAALHIVEVTFTPQLSTADPDTASETGKILSPVSSDEVEFIDVSYSYTTENGPVSALENINITLRPGTITALVGPSGSGKSTLATMVARFQDPDSGQVLIGGCDVRALRTDELYRQVSFVLQDAQLVRASIRDNIALARPDASDDEVETAARAAVIWEDIELLEQGLDTVIGEDTELSGGQRQRISIARAILTDAPILILDEATAATDPDCQTEIQTALSHLVQSKTVLVIAHSAAAIRGVDNVLVLGGGRIDAAGTPAELDASNNHYWYQLRKADINA from the coding sequence ATGAGTGGCAAGCACAATGACAAAGACTCCCCTCCAGAGCACGAGGGGGATTTCAAGCAGCTCGATAAAGACTCAAGGGGCGCGCTGAAAATGTTGCTGCGCCCGGTTTCGGGGCCTATCTTCCTCGGCCGCGTTCTCGGAGCGTTGTCGGCGCTGGTATCAATTGCACCGTTCATCCTGCTCACAGAATTAGGCCGCCTCCTATTGAGTGGAAGCAGCTCCACGGAGCAGGCATCGAATGAGGCCACCACGCATGAAGTACGGGAACTGGTCACGTGGCTCATCATTGCTTTTAGCATCCAGCTTTTCTTGTACTTCGTGGCTTTAGTAATCACCCACCTTGCGGATGAAAAGTTGAAAAGCATCATTCGCAACCGGATTGTCGCCGCTGTTTCGCGCGCGCCGTTGTCCTGGTTTAATGACCGCTCTTCGGGCGAGGTCCGGAAAACCATCCAGGATGATTCAAAGACGTTGCACACGTTGGTTGCTCACGCTCCAGTGGACACGACAGTTGCCATGATTAGCCCAACTGTGCTGGCTATTTATGCTTTCATCATTGATTGGCACCTGGGGTTATTGTCCATCGCGATGCTGCCGGTATTCATCGGATTGCAAGCCACCATGATGGCATCGATGGGGCCTAAGACCGCAGAAATGAATGAGCGCCTACAGGAAGTCTCTGCCCGCGCCGTCGAATTCGTCGAAGGAATCGAGGTGGTTAAGAATTTCGGCATCGTCGGCAAGGCGCATTCTGCCTACGCGAATGCAGCCAAGAATTTCTCCAAGTTCTATTGGCAGTGGTGCGGACCGCTCATTACCGGCTCCGCTTTGTCAATGGCCGCGGTATCAGTGCCGGTGTTGATGTTTATCAACGTCGGCGGCGGCGCACTCATGGTTGCTGCGGGATGGGTCAACGTACCGGAGGTCTTGGTGTGTTCGTTGATCTCTTTGATGATTCCGCAAGCATTGGTGGTCATGGGCAATATGGCGTGGTCCTACCAGCAAGCAGGCGCAGCAGCACTGCACATTGTGGAAGTCACTTTCACCCCGCAGCTTTCTACCGCAGACCCAGACACTGCTTCTGAAACCGGGAAGATTCTAAGCCCAGTGTCTTCGGACGAGGTCGAATTTATCGATGTCAGTTATTCCTACACCACGGAAAATGGCCCCGTAAGCGCGCTAGAAAACATCAATATCACGTTGCGGCCTGGCACTATCACTGCTTTGGTTGGTCCTTCTGGGTCCGGTAAGTCGACTCTTGCGACCATGGTTGCGCGGTTCCAAGATCCAGATTCTGGGCAGGTGCTCATCGGCGGGTGTGATGTCCGCGCATTGCGTACCGATGAGCTATACCGGCAGGTGTCTTTCGTTCTTCAAGATGCGCAATTAGTCAGGGCATCAATCCGGGACAATATTGCGTTAGCCCGCCCGGATGCTAGCGATGATGAGGTTGAAACCGCAGCCCGCGCAGCCGTGATTTGGGAGGACATTGAGTTGCTCGAACAGGGATTGGACACCGTAATCGGCGAGGATACCGAATTATCGGGTGGGCAACGCCAGCGTATTTCTATTGCGCGGGCGATTCTTACCGATGCCCCAATTCTTATTCTCGATGAAGCTACCGCAGCTACTGATCCTGATTGCCAGACTGAAATTCAGACAGCACTGAGTCATCTAGTTCAGTCCAAGACAGTCCTGGTCATAGCCCACAGCGCCGCTGCTATCCGCGGTGTGGACAATGTACTTGTTCTCGGCGGTGGACGGATAGATGCAGCGGGCACTCCGGCAGAGCTTGATGCATCAAACAACCACTACTGGTACCAATTACGAAAGGCAGATATCAATGCCTAG
- a CDS encoding ABC transporter ATP-binding protein yields the protein MPRNIFSDPLLTKAFSSVLSPDGNKLHAKAISWSIAAGILEGLSLGLIVPTISGLIDFGGLDSISWWLGAMAVLALAAIWVFLQQQRTAYMCAIDILNNLHQRIGDKLARLPIGWFGPRRTGTVSQLSTEGIMSIGGAIAHGECELIRTITALATTNLVILVWRPQLGLALFAGALLVALCLYLARMLRDRGHQLNVSDRDEVSRRIVEFASCQPALRAAGRSQDYEPLADALAADKKSSLAKFLLSTAALIISNFASQITVVALFVTATALWAGGHLHPVALIAFLGVALRFKVLLEQFVAQFTAADLVRGPIGEVEEILETTELPEPDSVPKDSTKQAMPAPGMVEFHEVGFGYDSDTSVLNGVSFQASPGTLTAIVGPSGSGKTTLFRLMCRFWDINSGAVRMGGVDVREQTSAQLMRQITMVFQDPYLYDDTLLANIKMGSASMSPGPDAVSAGDADVFAAAEMAGVRDIAQRLPGGWDCPVGSGGRKLSGGERQRVSIARALLKNAPIVLLDEATSALDPENEARIQDCIATLRRSSTVMIIAHNLNTIVAADQIVVLNSDGTVESIGKHDALLESSPIYAGFWQSRRSAAGWSLSR from the coding sequence ATGCCTAGAAATATTTTCTCTGACCCGCTACTGACCAAAGCCTTTTCTTCCGTGCTGTCACCAGACGGAAACAAGCTGCATGCCAAAGCAATTTCCTGGTCCATTGCCGCAGGCATCTTAGAAGGGCTGAGTTTAGGACTCATTGTCCCCACTATCAGTGGTCTCATCGACTTCGGAGGACTAGACAGTATCAGCTGGTGGCTCGGAGCTATGGCTGTGCTCGCGCTTGCTGCTATTTGGGTCTTTCTCCAGCAACAACGCACTGCCTATATGTGTGCCATTGATATCTTGAATAATCTGCATCAGCGTATCGGCGATAAGCTGGCGCGGCTGCCCATCGGATGGTTTGGTCCGCGTAGAACAGGCACGGTCTCACAGCTTTCTACCGAAGGAATCATGTCCATTGGTGGCGCAATCGCCCACGGAGAATGTGAACTAATCCGAACCATTACTGCTCTGGCTACGACTAATCTTGTGATTCTGGTGTGGCGCCCACAGCTTGGTTTAGCACTGTTCGCTGGAGCTTTGCTCGTCGCACTGTGCCTGTATCTCGCTCGCATGTTGCGCGACCGCGGCCACCAGCTCAATGTTTCAGACCGGGATGAAGTATCTCGCCGGATTGTGGAGTTTGCGTCTTGTCAGCCAGCGCTACGCGCAGCTGGGCGCTCACAAGATTATGAACCGCTCGCAGATGCTTTGGCTGCGGATAAAAAGTCCTCATTGGCAAAGTTCTTGTTGAGCACAGCCGCCTTGATTATCAGCAACTTTGCTTCGCAGATAACGGTGGTGGCGCTGTTTGTGACAGCCACCGCCTTGTGGGCTGGCGGGCATCTACATCCGGTTGCGCTCATCGCATTCTTGGGTGTTGCCTTGCGGTTTAAGGTCTTGCTTGAACAGTTTGTCGCGCAGTTTACCGCCGCTGACCTAGTGCGCGGGCCCATTGGTGAGGTTGAGGAAATTCTTGAGACCACAGAGCTACCGGAACCAGATTCTGTGCCAAAAGATTCAACCAAGCAGGCCATGCCTGCGCCCGGAATGGTGGAGTTCCACGAGGTCGGTTTTGGCTATGACTCTGATACTTCCGTGCTCAACGGGGTAAGTTTCCAAGCCTCCCCTGGCACATTGACCGCTATTGTTGGCCCTTCTGGTTCGGGTAAGACCACCCTGTTCAGGTTGATGTGTAGGTTCTGGGATATCAATTCTGGCGCAGTTCGGATGGGCGGAGTTGATGTACGTGAGCAAACCAGTGCGCAATTGATGCGCCAGATAACTATGGTTTTCCAAGACCCGTATCTCTATGACGACACCTTGCTGGCCAACATCAAGATGGGCAGTGCAAGCATGTCGCCTGGACCTGACGCAGTATCGGCTGGTGATGCCGACGTATTTGCCGCCGCAGAAATGGCAGGGGTCAGGGATATCGCGCAGCGCTTACCTGGTGGCTGGGATTGTCCGGTGGGATCTGGCGGACGAAAGCTTTCTGGTGGGGAACGTCAGCGAGTATCCATTGCTCGCGCGTTGCTTAAGAATGCACCGATTGTGCTTTTGGATGAAGCAACCAGTGCGCTAGACCCGGAAAATGAGGCGCGGATTCAAGACTGTATCGCAACTCTTCGTCGGTCTTCGACGGTGATGATTATTGCGCATAATCTCAATACTATTGTTGCCGCAGATCAGATTGTGGTGCTCAATAGCGACGGCACGGTGGAGAGCATCGGCAAGCATGATGCTCTGCTTGAAAGCAGCCCTATCTACGCGGGCTTTTGGCAATCGCGCCGCAGTGCTGCCGGGTGGAGTCTTTCGCGCTAA